Sequence from the Azospirillum formosense genome:
GAGTTCGATGGAGAATCGCGCCGTCGCCGCCTTCACCGAAGCGACCGGACGGACCGGGACGGCGGCCGGCGCGGCCGCCTCCGCTTCCGCCTTCGCCGCGTCCCGCGACGCTGCGGGTGGTGCGGCGGGCGCGGTGTTCGCCTCGGCGTGCGCGGGGTCGTCCGCGCCACCGGGCAATCCGCCGCCGGCCAGGAAATAGCCGCCCGCGAAGGCCACCAGGAGGAGGAGCAGAGCCAGCAGGCCGATCAGAAGCTTCTTCATGGCGCCGCGCTCACGATTCCGGGCCGCCGCACAGCCGGCGCATCTCCGCCGTCTCGCGCTGGTAGCCGAGCCGCACCCGCCGGTCGAGCACGAGGCAGAGGTAGGTGTCCTGCGCCGTCGGGTCGCTGGCGTGGTAGCGGCGCACCGCCTCCGTCCAGGAGCCGTGGCGGTCGTACAGCTCCCGCAGGAAGCGGGCGGCGTAGGCGACGTTGACCGCGGGGTCCAGCATGTCCTCGCCCCCCGCGAAGGAGCCGGCGTGCCAACGCGTGTGGATCTGCATGCAGCCGACCGCCACGTCGCCGCGCAGGCCGCCCTCGCCGTCCTGCATCAGCCGCAGCGCCTCGCGCCGCGTCGCTGGATAGTGCGGGCGCCCCGAGACGTTCAGCGCCCAGGGCCAGGGCATGCCGGCCCGCCCGGATTCCACGACGCTCATGGCGTGCAGGATGCCCGGCGGAATGCCGTAGAGCGCCTCTCCATTGCGGAGGTGGCGGCTGCACTGGAACAGCGCCGGCCCGCCGTCCGACACCGGGGCCACCTCCGCCGCCACCGGCCCGGCGAGCAGGGCGCCCACCAGGGCGAGCGCGCCGGCCAGGACGCCGCGCGCCCTCATGCCCGCACCCGCAGGGCGACGCAGAGCCGGTCGACCGCCATCGCGCCGCCGCCGCCATGCTCGGCCAGACCGGCGGACACCGCCGCGGTGACGCTGGGTGCCGACAGGTCGTCGAGGTTGCCGAGGATGCCGGTCAGCCGCGCCCGCCCGAAGGCGACGCCGAAGCGGTTCTCGCCGTCCAGCAGACCGCCGTTGCACAGCACCAGCGTCGAGGGCACCGGCAGGTCGAGCGCGGTTTCCACCGCCGTCATCGCGGGATCGAGGCCGAGCGGCGGGTTGGCCGCCACCGGCAGGTCCACCACGTCGCCGAAGCGCCGCAGCAGAAAGGGCTCCGGCACGCCCGCGGCGGCGAAGACCAGCCGGCGCGACCGCGGCGACACGATGCCCATGGCGAGGCCGATCGACAGGCCGGCCGCGTTGTCCGCCGCCAGCAGCCGGTTGGCGCCGGTCAGGCAGGCCGCCGGCCCGAGCCCGGCCGCCGCCAGCGTCCGCAGGGCGGCGCGCGCCGTCACCGTCATGAAACCCGCCGCCAGCCCGCCGCCCGACACCTGCCCGATCAGGACCGCCAGCGACCCGTCCGCCGTCAGGAAGAAATCGTAGAAGCTGCCGTCGAACTCCGCCGCCGGGCGCATCAGGCCGGACGCCTCCAGGTCGGGGACCGTGGTCAGGTCGGGCGGCAGGATCGCCGCCTGCATGCGCCGGGCGATCTCGAACTGCTTCTGCAGTTCCAGAAGCTCGGTGCGGGTGTCCAGGGCGGCCTGAAGCTGGCGGACCATGCCGTCGAGCGCGGTGTGCTGGTCGCGCACGCGCTCCGCCATCACCTCGAAGGCGACGGCGAGCGCGCCGGGGTCGTCGGTGCGCGCGCAGGGCGTCTTGCCCTCCGACGCCGCCTCGATGCGGGCGAGGTCGGCGAGGAGTTCCCGCCGGCCCTGCTCCGGCAGGGTTTCGGACAGGCGCAGCATCTGGCGGCGGATGAAGGACTGCTGGCGCAGCCAATGGCGGGCGCGCCGCTCCTCGGCGTCGCGCAGCGCGCGGCTGCGGCTGCGGAAAACCTCGACGGTGCGGGCGAGCTGCCCGGCCTCGTCGGCGCGCTCCGCTCCCAGCACGGCGACGCCGGTGTCCCCCGCCGCCAGGGCCGACAAGGCGGACATGGAGGCGTAGACCGGCGTGAAGACCCGCCGGAAATACCAGTCCAGTCCCAGCGTTCCCGCCACCAGCACCATCAGCACCACCAGGATGGCCGAGCTGTCGAGCAGGCTGTCGGCCATGGCGGCCAGCGTGGTCTCGCGCACGGTGACGAGGTACAGCGTGCCGTCCCCTTCCGTCCCGGCCACCTTGGGCAGGCGCAGCTTGCGCACGCCGTAGCCGCGGGCGCCGATGGTCGCCTGCACCTCCTCGCCGCGCTCCGCGGCGGGGTGCACGTCGGCCCAGGCCAGCGGCCCGGCGTGCCCGTAAAGCCGCCCGTCGCCGCCGACCAGAAAAGCGGAGCCGCCGAGGACGCCGGCCAGCGCCTCCAGGCTGCCGGTCAGCGGGCGGATGGCGACCAGCGCCCGGTCGGCGGGCCGCTGCGCGCCGAGGGGGCGGGCGAGCAGAAGCTGGGCGGCACCGCCGGTCAGGACCAGCCCGTCCTGCGTGTCGTTGCGGGCCAGCACCTGCCCGATGCGCCGCTCGTCGAAAACGCGGATCGGC
This genomic interval carries:
- a CDS encoding SPOR domain-containing protein; this encodes MKKLLIGLLALLLLLVAFAGGYFLAGGGLPGGADDPAHAEANTAPAAPPAASRDAAKAEAEAAAPAAVPVRPVASVKAATARFSIELGVFRSAGNAQDFAAALAGRGLPVEIVETMDAAGGQWHRVRAGAFADRWQAEARRPSFERTAGIGGVVVEEPLPAAPSAKAGGGE
- a CDS encoding SpoIIE family protein phosphatase; amino-acid sequence: MTGLRQRMTVAAAAVVIAVLVTAAVFALLRIESGATRHAEDEGRMTLRLWEGLLDQSAAAARVAVGDPRLTEALERGDAAAVADRLGALGFTAATVVNGAGQTLLAVPADQPIRVFDERRIGQVLARNDTQDGLVLTGGAAQLLLARPLGAQRPADRALVAIRPLTGSLEALAGVLGGSAFLVGGDGRLYGHAGPLAWADVHPAAERGEEVQATIGARGYGVRKLRLPKVAGTEGDGTLYLVTVRETTLAAMADSLLDSSAILVVLMVLVAGTLGLDWYFRRVFTPVYASMSALSALAAGDTGVAVLGAERADEAGQLARTVEVFRSRSRALRDAEERRARHWLRQQSFIRRQMLRLSETLPEQGRRELLADLARIEAASEGKTPCARTDDPGALAVAFEVMAERVRDQHTALDGMVRQLQAALDTRTELLELQKQFEIARRMQAAILPPDLTTVPDLEASGLMRPAAEFDGSFYDFFLTADGSLAVLIGQVSGGGLAAGFMTVTARAALRTLAAAGLGPAACLTGANRLLAADNAAGLSIGLAMGIVSPRSRRLVFAAAGVPEPFLLRRFGDVVDLPVAANPPLGLDPAMTAVETALDLPVPSTLVLCNGGLLDGENRFGVAFGRARLTGILGNLDDLSAPSVTAAVSAGLAEHGGGGAMAVDRLCVALRVRA
- a CDS encoding lytic transglycosylase domain-containing protein; protein product: MRARGVLAGALALVGALLAGPVAAEVAPVSDGGPALFQCSRHLRNGEALYGIPPGILHAMSVVESGRAGMPWPWALNVSGRPHYPATRREALRLMQDGEGGLRGDVAVGCMQIHTRWHAGSFAGGEDMLDPAVNVAYAARFLRELYDRHGSWTEAVRRYHASDPTAQDTYLCLVLDRRVRLGYQRETAEMRRLCGGPES